The genomic interval TTTGAAGATGCTCGGATGGCTTTGAGTAAAGATTACGGCATATCCTATGATGATTTTTACCGTGAAAAGATTTCTGCACCGATCCGTAAATTGCATACTGACTATTTTCACCCGTTATACTTTGGTAAAGAATACAGTGTAAAAGCTCGATTGCATTATGCAGACGCGGCGAAAATTAATTATGATTTCTTTATTTATGACAATGCAGGAACACTTTGCACCTCCGGTTACTCTGTCCAACTATTTGTATGCACAGAAAGTAAGGAAATGTTACTGGCTCCTCCACCTTTTTATCAAGATTTTCTTGACAACTGGCGTAGTGGAAAATTGATAGATAAACAGTTGGCTGCCAGCTGATTGCAATATGGAAAAGTCTGAACTTTTGTGGAATATGCTGCTCGCAACCGCTTAACTACTCAGAATATATTTTTAGCTCAACAGAGGTTGTGATGCCTAGCTCTCTCCGTCTTCTTATTGTTATACCAGTGTACAATCACCGCGCAGAACTGTGCCGTGTTGTTACTAATGCACAGGCATTTGGAGACGTCCTAATTGTCGACGATGGTTCAACTGACGGGGTGGAAGCGGACATTGCTTCTCTCTCTGTCCCATCCATTCGCCACAATGAAAATAGAGGGAAAGGCGCTGCCATTCTTTCCGCATCTGCATATGCCAAAAAGCATGGCTATTCGCATATTATCACCATGGATGCCGACGGACAGCACCTAGCTACTGATATTCCTCAATTTATTGCCGCAGTGGAAATGAATCCAGACTCTGTTATTGTTGGCGTTCGAGATTTCTCGAATGCCGAGCAACGAAACATCCCTGTTTCTGCCACTTTTGGAAGAGCATTCTCAAACTTTTGGTTTCGAGTACAAACTGGCGAAAAAGGACTTGATACTCAAAGTGGCTTTAGAGCTTACCCGGTAGCGCTGTTGCAACAACTTTCGTTTAGTGAATCCCGGTATTCATTTGAAATTGAAGTGCTCGTAAAAGCGGTCTGGGCAGGGTTATTGGTGAATTGGATTCCCATAAGTGTTCATTATCCAGAACCGGACAAGCGCGTTAGCCACCTACACAGGGTAAAAGATAACATTCTTATCTCGTGGCTGAACACACGGCTTACTATTCGTGCAGTACTACCAATTCCGCATCGAAAGCTTGTCCGTGCTAAACCAAGTGTTGAAGAAAATACTGAGCAATTCTACCTGACACGCCCAATTGACTCGTTACGTGACATGGTTCGGCAAGGTGCAAGCCCAAAGTATGTTGGGCACTCTGCTGCTCTTGGGATCTTACTCGGAACATTGCCTCTTTTTGGTATTCACACTATCGCCACGTTGTTTGCCGCTAGTTTTCTACGACTTTCAAAAGTAATATCTGTGGCAACCAGTCAGTTTTGTATGCCTCCACTCGTTCCTGCTCTTTGTATCGAGGTCGGGTATTTTATCCGAAACGGAGAGTGGCTTACTGATGTTTCCTGGCAAACGCTGGGTGTTGAATTTTTAGACAGGGCTTGGGAGTGGATTTTAGGTTCGTTAGTGGTAGCACCAATTTTAGCAGGTGTAACAGGCATTTTTTTCTATCTGCTAACCCTTTCGAT from Halodesulfovibrio sp. MK-HDV carries:
- a CDS encoding acyl-CoA thioesterase, yielding MRKEYFKIDPNAPAPLVTEVIRAVRFQEIDMLGVVWHGHYASYFEDARMALSKDYGISYDDFYREKISAPIRKLHTDYFHPLYFGKEYSVKARLHYADAAKINYDFFIYDNAGTLCTSGYSVQLFVCTESKEMLLAPPPFYQDFLDNWRSGKLIDKQLAAS
- a CDS encoding DUF2062 domain-containing protein, whose translation is MPSSLRLLIVIPVYNHRAELCRVVTNAQAFGDVLIVDDGSTDGVEADIASLSVPSIRHNENRGKGAAILSASAYAKKHGYSHIITMDADGQHLATDIPQFIAAVEMNPDSVIVGVRDFSNAEQRNIPVSATFGRAFSNFWFRVQTGEKGLDTQSGFRAYPVALLQQLSFSESRYSFEIEVLVKAVWAGLLVNWIPISVHYPEPDKRVSHLHRVKDNILISWLNTRLTIRAVLPIPHRKLVRAKPSVEENTEQFYLTRPIDSLRDMVRQGASPKYVGHSAALGILLGTLPLFGIHTIATLFAASFLRLSKVISVATSQFCMPPLVPALCIEVGYFIRNGEWLTDVSWQTLGVEFLDRAWEWILGSLVVAPILAGVTGIFFYLLTLSIYKLRQEI